The following are encoded in a window of Oncorhynchus mykiss isolate Arlee chromosome 11, USDA_OmykA_1.1, whole genome shotgun sequence genomic DNA:
- the LOC110536339 gene encoding serine/threonine-protein kinase NIM1-like has protein sequence MTAVCPAGVGPAGATVVCSRGSGTGVLTGSTAGQDKRYARWSRLESSNITTDDEGVPGHRITPLERLNLDMCQDDRVVRELTLGRRISFYKVRGEIGCGNFSHVKLGIHALTKDKVAIKILDKTKLDQKTQRLLSREISSMERLQHPNIIRLYEVVETLSRLHLVMEYAGGGELYTKISTEGKLSDIDSKIVFSQILSAVKHMHDNSIIHRDLKAENVFYTCSTCVKVGDFGFSTLSRRDETLNTFCGSPPYAAPELFRDEHYMGIFVDIWALGIMLFFMVTGSMPFRAETVAKLKRCILEGAYVLPSWILEPCQRLIRGILQPQPSDRCSVEQIMGCEWLLCVDFPRAMEPFKLDPSYLAESTPSELEEDEAEVRGALETLGITTEHILNNQGKDCRSSITGVYRILLHRAHKKRAVESMPAVMHVVGARVSKKDRLKAYRSLQHTSKLCVIL, from the exons ATGACGGCTGTGTGCCCCGCTGGGGTGGGACCTGCTGGGGCTACAGTGGTGTGCTCCAGGGGGTCTGGGACTGGGGTTTTGACTGGGAGCACAGCGGGTCAGGACAAGAGATACGCACGCTGGAGCCGCTTGGAGAGCTCGAACATCACTACAGATGACGAGGGGGTCCCTGGCCACCGCATCACCCCCCTGGAGAGGCTAAACCTGGACATGTGCCAGGACGACAG GGTGGTCCGTGAGCTTACCTTGGGCCGGCGTATCAGCTTCTACAAGGTCCGTGGAGAGATCGGATGTGGAAACTTTTCCCACGTCAAACTGGGGATCCACGCCCTCACAAAAG ACAAGGTGGCCATTAAAATCCTGGATAAGACCAAGCTGGACCAAAAGACCCAGAGGTTACTATCCAGAGAGATATCCAGCATGGAGAGACTGCAACACCCCAACATCATACGCCTTTACG AGGTGGTGGAGACATTGTCACGGTTACATCTGGTGATGGAGTATGCAGGCGGAGGCGAGCTCTACACCAAGATCAGCACAGAGGGGAAACTGTCCGACATAGACAGCAAGATCGTCTTCTCTCAGATCCTCTCAGCTGTCAAACACATG CATGACAACAGCATCATTCACCGTGACTTGAAGGCAGAGAACGTCTTCTACACCTGCAGCACCTGTGTCAAGGTGGGAGACTTCGGATTCAGCACGCTAAGCCGCCGCGACGAGACTCTCAACACCTTCTGCGGCTCCCCGCCCTACGCCGCGCCAGAGCTCTTCCGGGACGAACACTATATGGGCATCTTCGTAGACATCTGGGCCCTGGGCATCATGCTGTTCTTCATGGTGACAGGAAGCATGCCCTTCAGGGCGGAAACGGTTGCCAAGTTGAAGCGCTGTATCCTGGAGGGGGCCTATGTGCTGCCCTCCTGGATACTGGAGCCCTGCCAGAGGCTGATCAGAGGCATCCTCCAGCCTCAGCCCTCAGATCGCTGCAGTGTAGAGCAGATAATGGGCTGTGAGTGGCTGCTGTGTGTAGACTTCCCCCGGGCCATGGAGCCCTTTAAACTGGACCCGTCCTATCTGGCCGAGAGCACACCTTCAGAGTTGGAGGAGGATGAGGCGGAGGTGAGGGGGGCACTGGAGACACTAGGGATCACCACGGAGCATATCTTGAATAATCAGGGGAAGGACTGTAGGAGTTCTATAACAGGTGTTTATAGGATTCTGTTGCACCGTGCGCACAAGAAGCGGGCAGTGGAGAGCATGCCTGCAGTTATGCATGTGGTCGGGGCCAGAGTGAGTAAAAAGGACCGGCTGAAGGCGTACCGCAGCTTACAGCACACCTCCAAGCTCTGTGTGATTCTGTGA
- the LOC110536340 gene encoding cyclic AMP-responsive element-binding protein 3-like protein 3: MSVTEDVPDMDGADLLGILFQEGEPGANDPFFPYGSGLENWLSEQDMLTGMDTEDFLSSLLEGENNIATSCPSQSPLGSDSGISDDSSTGGIVGQNFLAFTSSHGSDGDPAPSPGYSLSSPDYSNNPLMALELQAEYPQALTVQTDHSYYLLQEEDVDALQSVRAEKLDMDVFIDLDDLDSEGMEMEQDYSSEELPCAFSIGDSTQDNQADLFQFKKIVLTDEEKRLLAKEGAAIPSCMPLTKTEERTLKRVRRKIRNKQSAQESRKKKKVYVDGLENRVSICTAHNQDLQKKVQLLQKQNMSLIEQLMKLQGMMKMSTMKTTTTSTCVMVFLLSFCLIVFPSVNPFGRSPGQKEIYTPSSVVSRTLRSVAVDDTPDPLPLDYSEPGEGVDDAEPRSLLLVAKVENTKAMFTGGQNHTPDYQKVEQSESESGFNSNSSADFSSPGQAELKPGAGPVAGGLQEGSRNPVGTAVAYEVPGTKENWTDRKPTSIIIQQHRSDEM; the protein is encoded by the exons ATGTCAGTCACTGAGGATGTTCCTGATATGGATGGGGCGGATCTTCTGGGGATCCTGTTCCAGGAAGGAGAGCCGGGAGCTAATGACCCCTTCTTCCCATATGGAAGTGGGCTAGAAAACTGGCTCTCTGAGCAAGAT ATGCTGACAGGCATGGACACTGAGGACTTCCTGTCCAGCTTGCTTGAGGGAGAAAACAACATTGCCACCTCCTGTCCCTCCCAATCTCCACTGGGCAGCGATAGCGGCATCTCTGACGACAGCAGCACTGGCGGCATAGTCGGACAGAATTTCCTGGCCTTCACCAGCTCCCATGGGAGTGACGGTGACCCTGCGCCCAGCCCAGGGTACTCCCTGTCCAGCCCAGACTACTCCAACAATCCCCTGATGGCCCTGGAGCTCCAGGCTGAGTACCCTCAGGCCCTGACCGTGCAGACAGACCACAGCTACTATCTGCTCCAGGAAGAGGACGTGGATGCTCTACAGAGCGTGAGGGCAGAGAAGCTGGATATGGATGTCTTTATTGATCTGG ACGACCTGGACAGTGAGGGGATGGAAATGGAACAGGATTATTCCAGTGAAGAACTACCCTGCGCTTTTTCCATAGGGGACTCGACACAGGACAACCAAGCGGATCTG TTCCAGTTCAAGAAGATCGTCCTGACTGATGAGGAAAAGAGACTTCTTGCTAAAGAAGGAGCAGCCATACCGTCTTGCATGCCTCTTACTAAG actgaggagaggacactgaagagggtgaggagaaagatCCGCAACAAGCAGTCTGCccaggagagtaggaagaagaagaaggtgtATGTGGATGGCCTGGAGAACAG GGTTTCCATCTGCACTGCTCACAACCAGGATCTGCAGAAGAAGGTCCAACTGCTGCAGAAACAAAACAT GTCTCTAATAGAGCAGCTGATGAAGCTGCAGGGCATGATGAAGATGTCTACCATGAAGACAACAACCACCAGCACATGTGTCATG GTGTTCCTGCTGTCTTTCTGCCTCATCGTCTTCCCCTCTGTCAACCCGTTTGGCCGCAGCCCTGGACAGAAGGAGATATACACCCCCTCCTCCG TTGTCTCCAGGACCCTGCGCTCTGTTGCTGTTGATGACACCCCAGACCCTCTGCCCCTGGATTACTCTGAGCCTGGAGAGGGAGTAGATGACGCTGAGCCTCGCAGTCTCCTCCTAGTGGCCAAGGTGGAGAACACCAAGGCCATGTTCACTGGCGGGCAGAACCACACACCAGACTACCAGAAAGTGGAGCAGTCTGAGTCTGAGAGTGGGTTTAACAGCAACTCGTCTGCAGACTTCTCCAGTCCTGGTCAGGCCGAGCTGAAGCCGGGGGCCGGACCCGTGGCTGGGGGCCTGCAGGAGGGATCCAGGAATCCAGTGGGAACGGCTGTGGCTTATGAGGTTCCAGGGACCAAGGAGAACTGGACTGACAGGAAGCCTACATCTATCATTATACAGCAACACCGCTCGGACGAGATGTAA
- the LOC110536341 gene encoding growth arrest and DNA damage-inducible protein GADD45 gamma encodes MTLELEEIFGQESALDATDRVQSAGTALEELLVSAKKQDYLTVGVYESAKIMNVDPDNVAFCVLATDEEYECDIALQIHFTLIQAFCFDNDINVVRVNDIERLAELVGTEEAGEPKDAHCILVTSPGAESWKDPALDKLHLFCEESRSVYDWVPTITLPER; translated from the exons ATGACACTGGAACTAGAAGAGATCTTTGGACAGGAGAGCGCACTCGACGCCACAGATAG AGTGCAAAGTGCAGGCACAGCCCTGGAGGAGTTGTTGGTGTCTGCAAAGAAGCAGGACTACCTTACCGTTGGAGTCTATGAGTCTGCCAAAATTATGAATGT TGATCCAGACAATGTGGCATTCTGCGTTCTGGCGACAGACGAGGAGTACGAATGCGACATCGCTCTCCAGATCCACTTCACCCTCATCCAGGCTTTCTGCTTCGATAACGACATAAACGTGGTACGCGTTAACGATATCGAGCGCCTGGCTGAACTCGTGGGCACAGAAGAGGCCGGCGAACCCAAGGACGCACATTGCATTCTTGTCACG aGCCCTGGTGCTGAGTCATGGAAAGACCCTGCTCTGGACAAACTGCATCTGTTTTGTGAGGAGAGCCGCAGTGTGTATGACTGGGTTCCCACCATCACTCTCCCTGAACGCTGA